The following are encoded in a window of Arachis duranensis cultivar V14167 unplaced genomic scaffold, aradu.V14167.gnm2.J7QH unplaced_Scaffold_165934, whole genome shotgun sequence genomic DNA:
- the LOC107478012 gene encoding serine/threonine-protein phosphatase 7 long form homolog: MQPNRNLLVRKLDPPQTWNPIVENHLRATGFYHVSRIGVIRGFHPMLAALVERWRPETHSFVLPIGEVTVTLEDVAHIFGLPIDGEPVSGWTDSSSEFVQNQGIAIFGREPSVSHNAKSYIKLAWVRRIRDAEPLNTEESIRRYVRCHIFCLLGSTLFTDKSTAYAHAKYLPLVRDFEQIHAYSWGSACLAHLYRALCRASRYDTKEMDGPLNLLFVWAWERMPCLASVPRQTLPPAEIPVARRWSHSERTTAWLSKTVETFRHDIDYMEEVNSYILAVPFFNPLLLGF, encoded by the exons ATGCAGCCTAACAGGAATTTGTTGGTGCGTAAACTGGATCCACCACAGACGTGGAATCCGATTGTGGAGAACCACTTACGCGCTACGGGATTCTACCACGTCTCCAGAATTGGAGTCATAAGAGGATTTCACCCCATGTTAGCTGCTCTGGTTGAAAGGTGGAGGCCTGAAACCCATAGCTTTGTATTGCCAATCGGTGAGGTTACAGTGACATTAGAGGACGTTGCTCATATATTCGGGCTACCCATTGATGGAGAGCCTGTCAGTGGATGGACAGATAGTAGCAGCGAGTTTGTTCAAAATCAGGGCATAGCAATATTCGGTCGTGAGCCATCAGTCAGTCATAATGCGAAGTCCTATATAAAGTTGGCTTGGGTTCGACGTATTAGAGATGCAGAGCCGTTGAATACTGAGGAGTCCATCAGGAGATACGTCAGATGTCATATATTCTGTTTGTTAGGGTCGACGCTATTCACGGACAAGTCGACCGCATATGCACATGCGAAGTATTTACCATTGGTTCGCGATTTCGAGCAGATCCATGCTTACAGTTGGGGGTCAGCTTGTCTCGCTCATCTTTACAGAGCACTATGCCGTGCATCACGATATGATACTAAGGAGATGGATGGCCCTCTGAATCTATTGTTTGTTTGGGCATGGGAGCGAATGCCGTGTCTTGCTTCCGTACCGAGACAAACCCTTCCACCCGCCGAGATACCAGTTGCCAGGAG GTGGAGTCATTCGGAACGGACTACAGCGTGGTTATCCAAGACCGTAGAGACATTCAGGCATGACATAGACTACATGGAAGAGgtaaatagttatattttagcTGTTCCGTTTTTCAATCCATTATTGTTAGGGTTCTAA
- the LOC107476149 gene encoding F-box protein At2g26160 has product MDREKVDWSELPIELWPKIGKCLENHIDVLRFRSVCETWRSSIPSSHPNSPSFPMKIPHPINSSIKASLTQATLYLIESTDASFGSKLDPLAPSSSKGWLIKVEEGPKGVSLRLVSPISGRKIFHPSEDSPMIWNLLNYRVIELCKSYTLQNTGRFSASVSKVVFFPNSSWVGVEDSVACCVFLEGRLGIMKHGDEKWALVDDKNFYYDDVIVHRGQFYVTDKWGTISWVDTNSLKLIQFTPPLCGFGNKKHLVESCGSLYVVDRYYETEPRRRNYFGRQENRDAAVECFKVYKLDEDWGTWVDVKKLGDRAFILGRNCNFSVSAKELTGYQGNCIYFTDMFDLRMYSLDDHSIVTIDFDPSIEKNMMPQTAWLGHTI; this is encoded by the coding sequence ATGGATCGTGAGAAGGTAGATTGGTCTGAACTCCCCATAGAGCTATGGCCCAAGATTGGAAAGTGTCTAGAGAATCACATAGATGTTCTAAGATTCAGAAGTGTTTGTGAAACTTGGAGATCTTCCATCCCTTCTTCTCATCCAAATTCTCCATCTTTTCCAATGAAAATCCCTCACCCCATCAATTCCTCCATTAAAGCAAGCCTTACCCAAGCTACCCTTTATCTTATTGAGTCAACTGATGCAAGCTTTGGCTCCAAGTTGGATCCTTTGGCACCTTCTTCTTCCAAAGGGTGGTTGATCAAGGTTGAAGAAGGTCCAAAGGGTGTTTCTTTGAGGCTGGTTAGCCCAATATCTGGCCGGAAAATCTTTCATCCTTCTGAAGATTCTCCAATGATTTGGAACCTTTTGAACTATAGAGTCATTGAATTATGCAAATCCTACACCCTTCAGAACACTGGCAGGTTCTCTGCTTCTGTGAGCAAGGTTGTTTTCTTTCCAAACTCTTCTTGGGTTGGTGTTGAAGATTCGGTTGCTTGTTGTGTGTTTTTAGAGGGAAGATTGGGGATAATGAAACATGGTGATGAGAAATGGGCACTAGTGGATGACAAGAATTTCTATTATGATGATGTTATTGTGCATAGGGGACAATTCTATGTCACTGATAAGTGGGGCACTATCTCATGGGTAGATACAAATTCCTTGAAATTGATTCAGTTCACACCTCCCTTGTGTGGTTTTGGTAACAAGAAACATTTGGTCGAATCATGCGGGAGTCTCTATGTTGTTGATAGGTACTATGAAACTGAGCCAAGGAGGAGAAACTACTTCGGCCGCCAGGAAAACCGAGATGCTGCCGTGGAATGTTTCAAGGTTTATAAGTTGGATGAAGATTGGGGAACTTGGGTTGATGTGAAAAAATTGGGAGATAGAGCCTTCATTTTGGGTAGAAATTGTAATTTCTCTGTTTCAGCTAAAGAACTCACTGGATATCAAGGGAACTGCATTTACTTCACTGATATGTTTGATTTAAGGATGTACAGCTTGGATGATCATAGCATTGTTACCATTGACTTTGATCCAAGTATTGAGAAGAATATGATGCCTCAAACCGCTTGGCTAGGTCACACTATTTGA
- the LOC110272511 gene encoding UPF0548 protein At2g17695-like isoform X1 has product MVFLSWGRPSPQDQKACIKKSGTFNYDIKYKGATAKSLSSLEQNEGLSKDGFLLNNKRVLLGSGVETFEKSKAALKSWSHLGLDWAFVDPKTTIKEGEKFCVCVKELLPWVMMPLQVVYVNESRKRKGVASFGFGSGTLHGHLLAGEERFSVEIDEKNEVWYEVLSFSKPAHALSVLALPYVKLRQNYFAHESAKLMQNHVTTTSK; this is encoded by the exons atggtgttcttgagctggGGTCGACCATCTCCACAAGACCAAAAGGCTTGCATCAAAAA GTCAGGTACTTTCAACTATGATATTAAATATAAAGGGGCTACTGCTAAATCATTGTCTTCCCTTGAACAAAATGAAGGGTTGTCCAAAGATGGGTTTTTACTTAACAACAAACGAGTTCTGTTAGGTTCTGGTGTTGAGACTTTTGAGAAGAGCAAGGCTGCCCTCAAAAGTTGGAG TCATTTGGGGTTGGATTGGGCATTTGTTGATCCAAAGACAACAATTAAAGAAGGAGAGAAGTTTTGTGTTTGTGTGAAGGAGTTGCTGCCATGGGTGATGATGCCTCTTCAGGTTGTGTATGTTAATGAaagtagaaagagaaaaggtGTAGCATCCTTTGGTTTTGGAAGTGGAACTCTTCATGGTCACTTACTG GCAGGAGAAGAGCGATTCTCGGTGGAGATAGACGAGAAGAATGAAGTGTGGTATGAAGTACTTTCTTTCTCGAAGCCTGCACATGCCTTATCAGTTCTTGCACTCCCATATGTCAAGCTTAGACAAAATTATTTTGCTCATGAATCTGCCAAACTAATGCAGAACCATGTTACTACTACTTCAAAATAG
- the LOC107477996 gene encoding uncharacterized protein LOC107477996 has protein sequence MTLMELQNGLCQSMENGTLMRVSRILYRNPVVVFGGLIQFDTIPITDEASMQNMFQIHRQTYMRHPQIELYVEFEAEEAVAVQNDIDVNDDIAAVYEGMNSDSEEDFEATYEAGDEDEDGDVGVEAAVENVVVRPSSSQPMGVPPFMCELDLDAIHAPEFPEYANIGIADPEDGEFRIGMEYSSRKSVVAAIRSFTISRGVDYDVFESEPQTFYAKCKMYGRGCDWLIRASLIRKKGCWEIHRYNGRHMCTIRTISQDHSKLDSDTVAEAIRPLVETDPSMKVKSIIVEVHSRFNYTISYRKAWLAKQKSKAKVFGGWEDFY, from the exons ATGACGTTAATGGAGCTGCAGAACGGCCTATGTCAAAGCATGGAGAATGGTACGTTAATGAGAGTGAGCAGAATTCTGTACCGAAATCCGGTTGTGGTTTTTGGTGGCCTAATACAGTTTGATACCATTCCGATCACGGATGAAGCGAGTATGCAGAATATGTTTCAAATTCACCGGCAGACTTATATGAGACACCCACAGATTGAGTTGTACGTTGAGTTTGAAGCTGAGGAGGCAGTAGCGGTCCAAAATGATATAGATGTAAATGATGATATAGCTGCAGTGTACGAAGGTATGAATAGTGACAGCGAAGAGGACTTCGAAGCCACTTATGAAGCCGGCGATGAAGATGAGGATGGTGATGTGGGAGTTGAGGCAGCAGTGGAGAATGTAGTGGTTCGTCCCTCGAGCAGTCAACCGATGGGCGTTCCACCTTTTATGTGTGAGTTGGATCTCGACGCCATACATGCCCCCGAGTTTCCGGAATATGCAAACATAG GTATTGCTGATCCTGAGGACGGAGAGTTCCGAATTGGAATGGAATACAGCTCTAGAAAGTCGGTCGTTGCAGCAATTAGAAGTTTCACTATATCTAGAGGAGTTGACTATGATGTGTTTGAGTCTGAGCCACAGACGTTCTATGCAAAATGCAAGATGTACGGGCGTGGATGTGACTGGCTTATCCGAGCCAGCTTGATACGGAAAAAAGGTTGTTGGGAGATACACAGATACAACGGTAGGCACATGTGCACGATCAGAACGATTTCACAAGATCATTCCAAGTTGGACTCGGATACAGTTGCTGAGGCTATAAGGCCATTAGTCGAGACGGACCCGTCCATGAAGGTGAAATCTATAATTGTGGAAGTCCATTCAAGGTTCAACTATACCATCAGTTATCGAaaggcttggttggcaaagcagaagTCCAAAGCTAAAGTTTTCGGTGGTTGGGAGGATTTTTACTAA
- the LOC107478801 gene encoding UPF0548 protein At2g17695: MVFLSWGRPSPKDQKACINKSGTFNYDGKYKGFTAKSISSLEQDEGLSKDGFSLNNKRVLLGSGAEVFENAKIALKSWRHFGLDWTFVDPKTQIKQGEKFCVCVKEFLPWVMMPLQVVYVNESSAAKRKRVASFGFGSGTLHGHLLAAEERFSVEIDENNQVWYEVLSFSKPAHILSFVAAPYVKLRQKYFADESAKVMLKHISSSK; the protein is encoded by the exons atggtgttcttgagctggGGTCGACCATCTCCAAAAGACCAAAAGGCTTGCATCAACAA ATCAGGTACCTTCAACTATGATGGTAAATACAAAGGATTTACTGCTAAATCAATATCTTCCCTTGAACAAGATGAAGGGTTGTCCAAAGATGGGTTTTCACTTAACAACAAACGGGTTCTGTTAGGTTCTGGTGCAGAGGTTTTTGAGAATGCTAAGATTGCCCTCAAAAGTTGGAG GCattttggattggattggacaTTTGTTGATCCAAAGACACAGATTAAACAGGGAGAGAAGTTTTGTGTTTGTGTGAAGGAGTTCCTGCCATGGGTTATGATGCCACTTCAGGTTGTGTATGTGAACGAAAGCAGTGCCGCCAAAAGGAAGCGTGTGGCATCCTTTGGTTTTGGAAGTGGAACTCTTCATGgtcacttgctg GCAGCAGAAGAGCGCTTTTCGGTCGAGATTGATGAGAACAATCAAGTGTGGTATGAAGTACTTTCCTTCTCGAAACCTGCGCACATTTTATCATTTGTTGCAGCACCATATGTTAAACTTAGGCAAAAATATTTTGCTGATGAATCTGCCAAGGTAATGCTGAAGCATATTAGTTCTTCAAAATAG
- the LOC127743897 gene encoding RINT1-like protein MAG2 has protein sequence MDSLPAPSHLSPSALSFLDGKFHTKDALSEASTLVAELQTQCSELDQSLNESTRRLGAGLSAYTSLSGDVNDRLSALVSTCSSNAVPDGGSGEEGDGKGFREELAALAKEVARLENVRVYAETALKLDTLIGDIEDAVSHTMNKHLRKTSSQNSEEMRLVAINTLKTTEGLLTSITKTQPQWKRLLSAADHRVDRALAILRPQAIADHRALLASLGWPPPLSSLASANQGLNPLLRMQADVRLNYSRNFLALCNLQELQRQRKCRQLDGHDREVALLQPLWVIEELANPLSLASQRHFSKWIDKPEFIFTLVYKITSDYVDSMDEMLQPLIDEAKVVGYSCREEWISAMVTSLSTYLAKEIFPSYISQLEEESVTGIQSSARISWLHLIDLMIAFDKKIKSLVERSGILLYFDGNGMLQRISSLSVFCDRPDWLDLWAEIELGDALDKLKPEIEDENNWRKKVEAAVLSSCIDDLKSPLISSAFLRHLSAVIERCRSLPSVTLRSKFLRLAGVPIIRKFFDSILVRCQEAEGLTALTDDDAVIKVAVSNNAAHYFESALREWSEDVFFLEMDLDLDDKAELPSNADRNGEVSGRVILDDEIKKLEDFRTEWVERISLVILRGFDARSRDYIKNKRQWQKVEEGWTVSKTLIDALDYLQSKMSVVEEALNSRDFVGVWRSLAAGIDQLIFNGILISSVKFHNGGVERFSSDMDVLFGVFRTWCLRPEGFFPKSSEGLKLLKLNENRVQECLAGGKRWLKENGIRHLTVTEAEKVVKNRVFSN, from the exons ATGGACTCGCTGCCTGCACCGTCTCACCTCTCTCCCTCCGCACTCTCCTTCCTCGATGGCAAGTTCCACACCAAAGATGCCCTCTCCGAAGCTTCGACTCTCGTCGCCGAGCTACAGACTCAGTGCTCCGAGTTGGATCAGTCTCTGAACGAGTCCACTCGCCGACTCGGAGCGGGTCTCTCAGCTTACACTTCGCTCTCGGGCGACGTCAACGACCGCCTCAGTGCCCTTGTCTCCACTTGCTCTTCCAACGCCGTGCCAG ATGGAGGAAGCGGCGAAGAGGGTGATGGCAAGGGTTTCAGAGAGGAACTTGCAGCTTTGGCGAAGGAAGTTGCGAGGTTGGAGAATGTTCGTGTTTATGCAG AAACAGCACTGAAActtgatactttgattggtgatattgaagATGCTGTATCACATACCATGAACAAACACCTGAGGAAGACTTCTAGTCAGAATTCAGAA GAAATGCGTCTGGTTGCTATAAACACGCTAAAAACAACAGAAGGACTATTGACCTCAATTACAAAGACACAACCTCAGTGGAAGCGTCTTCTATCAGCAGCTGATCATAGAGTAGATCGAGCTCTAGCTATCTTAAGACCCCAGGCAATTGCTGATCATCGAGCACTTCTTGCTTCCCTTGGATGGCCCCCACCTCTTTCTTCTTTGGCTTCTGCAAATCAAGGACTGAATCCTCTACTGCGTATGCAAGCAGATGTTAGACTCAATTACTCTAGAAATTTTCTTGCTTTGTGCAACCTACAAGAGTTGCAAAGGCAAAGAAAATGTAGGCAGCTTGACGGCCATGATAGGGAGGTTGCTCTGCTACAACCACTTTGGGTAATTGAAGAGCTTGCGAATCCCTTGTCATTGGCTTCCCAGCGACATTTCTCAAAATGGATTGATAAACCAGAATTTATATTCACGCTTGTATATAAGATCACAAGCGATTATGTTGATTCAATGGATGAAATGTTGCAGCCTTTGATTGATGAAGCAAAAGTAGTTGGCTATAGTTGCAGAGAAGAATGGATTTCAGCAATGGTTACTTCCTTATCAACATACTTGGCAAAAGAAATTTTCCCTAGTTATATTAGTCAACTAGAAGAGGAGAGTGTTACAGGTATTCAATCATCTGCTAGAATATCATGGCTGCATCTGATTGACCTGATGATAGCTTTCGATAAAAAGATCAAGTCTTTGGTGGAGCGTTCTGGAATTTTGCTATATTTTGATGGCAATGGTATGTTGCAGAGGATTTCTTCACTGTCTGTATTTTGTGATAGACCAGACTGGCTTGACCTGTGGGCAGAAATAGAGCTAGGTGATGCCCTTGATAAGCTTAAACCTGAGATTGAAGATGAGAATAATTGGAGAAAGAAAGTTGAAGCTGCAGTTCTCTCATCATGTATTGATGATCTCAAGTCTCCCCTAATTTCCAGTGCATTTCTTCGCCATCTATCAGCTGTTATTGAACGATGTAGATCATTACCAAGTGTTACTCTGAGGTCCAAATTTCTCAGATTAGCAGGTGTACCTAttataagaaaattttttgattCCATACTTGTCCGTTGCCAAGAAGCTGAAGGACTAACTGCCTTAACTGATGATGATGCTGTAATTAAAGTAGCAGTTTCCAACAATGCTGCCCATTACTTTGAATCTGCATTAAGGGAATGGTCTGAGGATGTCTTTTTCCTTGAGATGGATCTGGATCTGGATGATAAAGCAGAGTTGCCAAGTAATGCAGATAGAAATGGCGAAGTTTCTGGTAGGGTTATCTTGGATGACGAGATCAAGAAGTTGGAAGATTTTAGAACAGAATGGGTTGAAAGGATATCTCTAGTTATTTTGAGAGGTTTTGATGCTCGATCTCGAGATTACATTAAGAACAAGAGGCAATGGCAAAAGGTTGAAGAAGGGTGGACTGTGTCCAAGACACTGATCGATGCCCTAGATTATTTGCAAAGCAAAATGTCAGTTGTAGAAGAAGCTTTGAATAGTAGGGATTTTGTTGGGGTATGGAGAAGTTTGGCAGCTGGAATTGatcaattgatttttaatgGTATTCTTATAAGTAGTGTAAAATTTCATAATGGTGGTGTTGAAAGATTCAGCAGCGATATGGATGTTTTATTTGGGGTATTTAGGACTTGGTGTTTGAGACCAGAAGGTTTTTTCCCAAAATCAAGTGAAGGTCTTAAGTTGTTGAAGTTAAATGAAAACCGAGTGCAAGAATGTCTTGCTGGGGGGAAGAGATGGTTGAAGGAAAATGGGATCAGGCATCTGACTGTAACCGAAGCAGAAAAGGTTGTGAAGAATAGGGTGTTCTCAAATTGA
- the LOC107478002 gene encoding uncharacterized protein LOC107478002, which yields MLDSIVQIETQPLYNGSEEADSVRILHRVFWSFNSCIRAFRHCKLLVQVDGTHLYGKYKGTLLVAVAQDGNQNIVPIAFALVEGETADAWHFFLRNLRTYVVRKDGVGMISDRHESIRAAVNRSGGDWQPPRAWWMFCIRHIGSNFLRAFKVPHLQKLVVNIGYSRTVEEYNINYKRLEERGEAYARWCDAIGLRHWVLAFDEGHRWGHMTTNLVECINSVLKGARNLPVLALVRATYYRLNELFTRKSAESHERKRVGFTYSAFAQQRIEASMQQAGNIVVHRFDRRNEVFEVREMTTGKVLVVDLARRTCDCGHFQVERIPCRHVIACCANQRLDWQLYVHDVYKMTEVRKVYRFDTAATQTATVLLAY from the coding sequence ATGCTCGACTCAATTGTCCAAATAGAAACACAACCTCTGTACAACGGGAGTGAGGAGGCGGACAGTGTCAGAATACTTCACCGCGTATTTTGGAgtttcaattcatgcattagGGCGTTCAGGCATTGCAAGCTTTTAGTTCAAGTTGATGGCACACACCTTTACGGAAAATACAAAGGTACACTTCTAGTCGCTGTTGCACAAGATGGGAACCAGAACATTGTGCCTATCGCCTTTGCCTTGGTGGAAGGTGAGACAGCTGATGCGTGGCACTTCTTCCTCAGGAATCTGCGAACGTATGTTGTTAGAAAAGACGGTGTGGGTATGATCTCAGACCGGCATGAGTCAATACGGGCAGCAGTTAATCGTTCCGGTGGTGACTGGCAACCTCCAAGAGCATGGTGGATGTTTTGTATAAGACACATCGGCAGTAACTTCTTAAGGGCATTCAAAGTCCCTCACTTGCAGAAGCTTGTTGTCAATATAGGGTATTCAAGAACGGTGGAGGAGTACAATATCAACTATAAGAGGTTGGAAGAGCGAGGCGAGGCATATGCCAGGTGGTGCGATGCCATCGGACTCAGACATTGGGTATTGGCATTCGACGAGGGACATCGATGGGGGCATATGACAACGAACCTTGTGGAGTGCATTAACTCAGTGTTGAAGGGTGCCCGTAATCTACCTGTGTTGGCGCTGGTCCGAGCAACATATTATAGGTTAAATGAACTCTTTACGCGGAAGAGTGCGGAGTCTCACGAACGCAAGCGTGTTGGATTTACGTACTCCGCATTTGCGCAACAGCGGATAGAAGCAAGTATGCAACAGGCTGGGAACATAGTTGTGCACCGCTTTGATAGAAGAAATGAGGTGTTTGAGGTGCGCGAAATGACTACTGGAAAGGTGTTAGTTGTTGATCTAGCGCGACGGACGTGTGACTGTGGGCACTTTCAGGTTGAACGAATACCATGTCGCCATGTTATTGCTTGCTGTGCTAACCAGCGTCTTGATTGGCAGTTGTATGTGCATGATGTGTACAAGATGACGGAAGTTCGTAAGGTTTATAGGTTTGATACGGCCGCCACTCAAACTGCCACAGTATTATTGGCATATTAG